The following proteins are encoded in a genomic region of Alosa alosa isolate M-15738 ecotype Scorff River chromosome 10, AALO_Geno_1.1, whole genome shotgun sequence:
- the camkva gene encoding caM kinase-like vesicle-associated protein, translating to MPFGCLTPGEKKDYNNPSEVTDKYDLGQVVKSEEFCEIFRAKDKNTLKMYTCKKFLKKDGRKVRKAAKNEILILKMVKHPNILQLVDVYETRKEYFLFLELASGREVFDWILDQGYYSERDTSNVMRQVLEAVAYLHSLHIVHRNLKLENLVYYNRLKHSKIVISDFHLAKLENGLIKEPCGTPEYLAPEVVGRQRYGRPVDCWAIGVVMYILLSGNPPFYDDADDDDYDNHDKNLFRKILAGDYEFDSPYWDEISDSAKNLVACLMEVDQDQRLTAQEAINHEWISGNAASDKNIKDGVCAQIEKNFAKAKWKKAVRVTTLMKRLRAPDQSDSGASSPATGTSAGPVTPSNTPQPPAVTLEGPPGTTEAPTPVPAPAPDPAPAPEQATVTVETAVPSQCSADTLPEP from the exons ATGCCGTTTGGCTGTCTAACCCCTGGGGAGAAGAAGGATTACAACAACCCCTCAGAGGTCACTGACAAATATGACCTGGGCCAGGTCGTCAAATC GGAGGAGTTTTGTGAGATTTTCCGGGCAAAAGACAAGAATACTCTGAAAATGTACACCTGTAAAAAGTTCCTGAAGAAAGATGGGAGAAAAGTGCGGAAAGCAGCCAAAAATGAAATCCTCATCTTGAAGAT GGTGAAGCATCCAAACATCCTGCAGCTGGTTGATGTCTATGAGACAAGAAAGGAGTACTTCCTCTTCCTTGAGCT AGCCTCAGGTAGAGAGGTGTTTGACTGGATCCTGGACCAAGGCTACTACTCGGAGAGGGACACCAGCAATGTGATGAGACAGGTCCTGGAGGCCGTCGCTTACCTGCACTCTCTGCACATCGTCCACAGGAACCTCAAG TTAGAGAATCTTGTCTACTACAACCGTCTGAAGCATTCAAAAATTGTCATCAGTGACTTCCATCTCGCTAAGCTGGAGAATGGCCTCATCAAAGAACCCTGTGGTACTCCAGAATACCTTG CTCCTGAGGTGGTGGGTAGGCAGAGGTATGGCAGGCCAGTGGATTGCTGGGCCATTGGCGTGGTCATGTATATACT GTTGTCAGGAAACCCTCCGTTCTACGATGATGCAGATGACGACGATTACGACAATCATGACAAGAACCTCTTCAGGAAGATCCTAGCTGGAGATTATGAGTTTGATTCACCTTACTGGGATGAGATCTCTGACTCTG ctaaaaACCTCGTGGCCTGTCTAATGGAAGTGGACCAGGACCAAAGATTGACTGCACAGGAGGCCATTAACCATGAGTG GATATCTGGAAACGCAGCCTCTGATAAGAACATAAAAGATGGAGTTTGTGCTCAAATCGAAAAGAACTTTGCCAAAGCAAAGTGGAAG AAAGCTGTGCGGGTCACCACGCTTATGAAGAGGCTCCGGGCTCCCGATCAGAGTGACTCAGGGGCCTCTAGCCCCGCCACGGGCACCTCTGCTGGTCCCGTCACACCCAGCAACACACCCCAGCCACCAGCTGTGACCCTCGAGGGCCCACCTGGCACAACAGAGGCCCCCACTCCAgttccagctccagctccagatCCAGCCCCCGCCCCAGAACAAGCCACTGTCACCGTGGAGACAGCCGTTCCCTCGCAATGCAGTGCTGACACTCTGCCAGAGCCTTGA